The sequence below is a genomic window from Streptosporangium lutulentum.
CCGGTTCATCGGGAGCGAGGTGAGCCCGGGCAGCAGGCCGATCTGGACGTGACGCCCCCGGCGCCGCAGGCTTTCGATCGACGACACGCATGTCCCGGGGCTCCCGAGCGCGTCGATCGAGACGTGGGCGCCGCCGGAGGTCAGGTCCCGGATGCGGGTGGCGACGTCGGCTCCGCCTCCTCCGTTCCCGGAGGAGCCGGGAGCGGTCTCGGCCGGAGCGGCGGTGACGCAGGCGACGGCGCCGAACTGCCTGGCCAGCTCCAGGGCCTGGGGGGAGACGTCCACGGCGATCACCCGGGCCCCGGCGGCAGCGGCGATCATCACGGCGGAAAGGCCGACCCCGCCGCAGCCGTGCACCGCCACCCACTCGTCCGGCCGCACCCGGCCCACCGAGGTCACGGCACGGAACGCGGTGGCGAAGCGGCAGCCCAGGCTCGCGGCGGTGGTGAAGGCCATCCCCTCCGGCAGCGCCACCAGGTTCGTGTCCGCGTTGTCGATCGCCACGTATTCGGCGAAGGAACCCCAGTGGGTGAATCCCGGCTGGGTCTGGCGCTCGCAGACCTGCTGGTTCCCGGAGGCGCACGCCTCGCACGCCCCGCAGGCGCAGACGAACGGGACCGTGATGCGGTCTCCGGCCCGCCACGAGCCGACACCCTCGCCCACGGACTCGACGACCCCGGCGAGCTCGTGCCCCGGCACATGAGGCAGGGTCATGATGTCCGGGTCATGTCCCTGCCAGCCGTGCCAGTCGCTCCGGCACAGCCCGGTCGCCTCGACCCGGATCACCGCCCCGCCGGGCGCGGGCTCGGGAGCGGGCACCTCCCGGACCTCCAGGTCGGACCCGAAATCATCGAAGATCACCGCTCGCATCGGCCGCACACTCCTTCAAATGGCTCGACTTTACCGACTCGGCGACCTCTGCAGCATTCCCAGCATCCGCAGGGCGTCGTGGGAGGGGGAGCCGGCCTCGGTCGTGTAGAGGACCAACCGCT
It includes:
- a CDS encoding zinc-dependent alcohol dehydrogenase family protein, whose amino-acid sequence is MRAVIFDDFGSDLEVREVPAPEPAPGGAVIRVEATGLCRSDWHGWQGHDPDIMTLPHVPGHELAGVVESVGEGVGSWRAGDRITVPFVCACGACEACASGNQQVCERQTQPGFTHWGSFAEYVAIDNADTNLVALPEGMAFTTAASLGCRFATAFRAVTSVGRVRPDEWVAVHGCGGVGLSAVMIAAAAGARVIAVDVSPQALELARQFGAVACVTAAPAETAPGSSGNGGGGADVATRIRDLTSGGAHVSIDALGSPGTCVSSIESLRRRGRHVQIGLLPGLTSLPMNRVIGYELELLGSHGMPAHAYPAMLKAVMEGGLRPDLLLTRSIGLDEAGPALAAIGSVPGVTMILPTR